Proteins encoded by one window of Martelella endophytica:
- a CDS encoding ABC transporter ATP-binding protein: MIFRSIARIFENWIDPLADRAPEQPPRSLMAFCWFYLRQAKLPFFAMLVLGGGGALMETASFWFMGVLIDILDATPREAGWSGLIASHGSVLLAMAFVMVVVRVLLLSLSMLVEEQTITPGFTNLVRWQSYRYVARQSLNFFQNDFAGRIVTKVSAAGQSIGDLMSSLLQVVWFMAIYAISTMALVAALDWRLAAMIALWIAIFLLLARYFVPRIRENARELAEANSMMSGRMVDSFSNILTLKLFGNDVGNDGYMRQGFERLIERVQRFTRLITGVRAALNLLSGVMITAIAAVSIDLWFSSNISSGDVAFTLGLALRLSMMLGRLMMQLNGIMRAIGTIQNSAELIAEPIGLVDKPDATELAIRRPEVRFEHVDFGYEGGGPVIRDLSLVIGAGEKVGIVGRSGAGKSTLVNLLLRFYDVSDGRILIDGQNIADVTQESLRAQIGMVTQDTGLLHRAIRDNIRFGKEGAGDDMLWEAVERAEADSFIADLSDMRGRKGLDAHVGERGVKLSGGQRQRIAISRVMLKDAPILVLDEATSALDSEVEAAIQANLMKLMEGKTVLAIAHRLSTIAALDRLIVMDKGRIVESGTHQELLEQGGIYAALWARQSGGFLPVDGAETEA, translated from the coding sequence ATGATCTTTCGCTCGATTGCCCGCATCTTCGAAAACTGGATCGATCCGCTTGCCGATCGCGCGCCGGAACAGCCGCCGCGCTCGCTCATGGCGTTCTGCTGGTTTTACCTCAGGCAGGCAAAGCTACCCTTCTTTGCCATGCTCGTGCTCGGTGGTGGCGGCGCGCTCATGGAGACGGCGTCGTTCTGGTTCATGGGCGTGCTGATCGATATTCTCGACGCCACCCCGCGCGAGGCCGGTTGGTCGGGCTTGATCGCAAGCCATGGAAGCGTGCTCCTCGCCATGGCCTTCGTCATGGTCGTCGTACGCGTTTTGCTGCTTTCGCTGTCCATGCTGGTCGAAGAGCAGACGATCACGCCCGGCTTCACCAATCTGGTCCGCTGGCAGTCCTATCGCTATGTCGCGCGCCAATCGCTGAATTTCTTCCAGAACGATTTCGCTGGCCGTATCGTCACCAAGGTGAGTGCGGCGGGACAGTCGATCGGCGATCTGATGTCTTCGCTACTGCAAGTCGTCTGGTTCATGGCGATCTACGCGATCTCGACCATGGCGCTGGTGGCCGCGCTCGACTGGCGGCTTGCGGCGATGATCGCGCTCTGGATCGCGATCTTTCTGCTGCTGGCACGCTATTTCGTGCCGCGCATCCGCGAGAACGCCCGCGAACTGGCCGAGGCCAATTCGATGATGTCCGGCCGCATGGTCGATTCCTTTTCCAACATCCTCACGCTCAAGCTCTTCGGCAATGACGTGGGCAATGACGGCTACATGCGCCAGGGCTTCGAGCGGCTGATCGAGCGCGTGCAGCGCTTCACCCGGCTGATCACCGGCGTGCGCGCGGCGCTCAACCTGCTTTCGGGCGTGATGATCACGGCGATCGCGGCCGTGTCGATCGACCTCTGGTTTTCGAGCAACATTTCTTCCGGCGATGTCGCGTTCACCCTCGGGTTGGCGCTTCGGCTTTCGATGATGCTCGGCCGGTTGATGATGCAGCTGAACGGCATCATGCGCGCGATCGGCACAATCCAGAACTCGGCCGAACTGATCGCCGAGCCCATCGGCCTCGTCGACAAGCCGGATGCGACAGAGCTTGCGATCCGCCGCCCCGAGGTTCGCTTCGAGCATGTCGATTTCGGTTACGAGGGCGGCGGGCCGGTAATTCGTGATCTCTCGCTTGTCATCGGCGCCGGCGAAAAGGTCGGCATTGTCGGCCGCTCGGGCGCCGGCAAGTCGACGCTCGTCAATCTGCTGCTGCGGTTTTACGATGTCAGCGACGGCCGGATCCTGATCGACGGCCAGAACATCGCCGATGTCACCCAGGAAAGCCTCAGGGCGCAGATCGGCATGGTAACGCAGGATACCGGCCTGCTGCACCGCGCCATTCGTGACAATATCCGTTTCGGCAAGGAGGGCGCCGGCGACGACATGCTCTGGGAAGCCGTCGAGCGCGCCGAGGCCGATAGCTTTATTGCCGATCTCTCCGACATGCGCGGCCGCAAGGGGCTTGATGCCCATGTCGGCGAGCGCGGCGTGAAGCTTTCCGGCGGCCAGCGCCAGCGCATCGCGATCTCGCGGGTGATGCTGAAGGACGCGCCGATCCTGGTGCTGGACGAAGCGACTTCGGCGCTGGATTCGGAAGTCGAAGCGGCAATCCAGGCCAACCTGATGAAGTTGATGGAGGGCAAGACCGTGCTCGCCATTGCCCATCGCCTCTCCACCATCGCCGCCCTCGACCGGCTGATCGTCATGGACAAGGGCCGCATCGTCGAGTCGGGCACGCATCAGGAACTGCTGGAGCAGGGCGGTATCTATGCCGCACTCTGGGCCCGCCAGTCCGGCGGTTTCCTGCCGGTGGATGGCGCTGAAACCGAGGCCTAA
- a CDS encoding BrnT family toxin — translation MSFLTLPRGRTVCRERVPFKQNLKIVHYSCIHNLQAAGESGLEFQWDEVKRQRILAERGVDILYAALIFEGVVLTREDDRRDYGERREISLGMVDDECFVVVHTDRGGIRRLITAWKGGRDERRIYEARVAGAAQKDEG, via the coding sequence ATGTCATTCCTCACATTGCCTCGTGGCCGGACTGTGTGCCGAGAAAGGGTGCCATTCAAGCAAAACTTGAAAATTGTACACTATTCGTGTATACATAACCTTCAAGCTGCAGGGGAGAGCGGTTTGGAATTTCAGTGGGACGAAGTCAAACGACAGCGGATTCTCGCAGAACGCGGGGTCGATATCCTCTACGCCGCTCTGATCTTCGAAGGGGTAGTGCTGACGCGCGAAGATGACCGTCGGGACTATGGCGAGCGGCGGGAGATTTCACTCGGCATGGTCGACGACGAGTGTTTCGTCGTTGTCCACACCGACCGGGGCGGCATACGCCGATTGATTACAGCCTGGAAAGGAGGCCGTGATGAGCGAAGGATCTACGAAGCACGGGTCGCTGGCGCAGCTCAGAAAGATGAAGGATGA
- the pth gene encoding aminoacyl-tRNA hydrolase, with product MMIIAGLGNPGSQYSGNRHNIGFMAVDAIAERNGFSSWSAKFKGLIAEGSLAGEKVLLIKPQTFMNLSGESVGEAMRFYKLSTDDLVVIYDELDLMPGKARIKTGGGSGGHNGIKSIDAHCGKDYRRLRLGIGHPGTKERVHSHVLGDFAKVDAEWLEPMLAALAENAALLVRGEDSQLMNKLALSTGGGSAPQPAPAAKPAPKAKSHIHKARDRGQKKMPESGPMADMLKKMFGQKKD from the coding sequence ATGATGATCATCGCCGGCCTCGGCAATCCCGGCAGCCAGTACAGCGGCAACCGCCACAATATCGGCTTCATGGCCGTCGACGCGATTGCCGAGCGCAACGGGTTTTCATCCTGGTCTGCCAAATTCAAGGGGCTGATCGCCGAAGGCAGCCTCGCCGGGGAAAAGGTGCTGCTGATCAAACCGCAGACCTTCATGAACCTTTCAGGCGAAAGCGTTGGCGAGGCGATGCGTTTCTACAAGCTCTCCACCGATGATCTGGTGGTCATCTACGACGAGCTCGACCTCATGCCCGGCAAGGCGCGGATCAAGACCGGCGGCGGCTCCGGCGGCCACAATGGCATCAAGTCGATCGACGCCCATTGCGGCAAGGACTACCGGCGCCTGCGCCTCGGCATTGGCCACCCCGGCACCAAGGAACGGGTCCACAGCCACGTGCTCGGCGATTTCGCCAAGGTGGATGCGGAATGGCTGGAGCCGATGCTTGCGGCGCTTGCAGAAAACGCAGCGCTGCTGGTGCGCGGCGAGGATTCGCAGCTGATGAACAAGCTTGCGCTTTCAACGGGCGGTGGCTCTGCGCCTCAGCCTGCCCCAGCGGCCAAACCGGCGCCCAAGGCCAAGTCCCATATCCACAAGGCGCGCGACCGCGGCCAGAAGAAGATGCCCGAGAGCGGGCCGATGGCCGACATGCTGAAGAAGATGTTCGGCCAGAAGAAGGATTAA
- the petA gene encoding ubiquinol-cytochrome c reductase iron-sulfur subunit, which yields MQDETVSTDHSGEPTRRDFLYLSTGMAAAVGAAAVAWPFIDQMRPDASTLALSTVEVDVSSLEPGMSLTVKWRGKPVFIRNRTEAEIDEAKEVPLSDLKDPIARNENLPADAQATDVDRSAGEAKENWIVMIGSCTHLGCIPLGQSGDFGGWFCPCHGSHYDTAGRIRKGPAPQNLAIPLYAFTSDTVIRIG from the coding sequence GTGCAAGACGAGACTGTTTCGACGGACCATTCCGGCGAACCGACCCGGCGTGATTTTCTGTATCTGTCAACCGGCATGGCGGCCGCCGTGGGAGCGGCAGCAGTGGCTTGGCCGTTCATTGACCAGATGCGGCCGGATGCCTCGACGCTGGCGCTTTCGACCGTCGAAGTCGACGTCTCGAGCCTCGAGCCGGGCATGTCGCTGACCGTCAAGTGGCGCGGCAAGCCCGTGTTCATCCGCAACCGCACCGAGGCGGAGATCGATGAGGCGAAGGAAGTGCCGCTCTCCGATCTCAAGGATCCGATCGCCCGCAATGAGAATCTCCCGGCCGACGCCCAGGCGACCGACGTTGATCGCTCGGCAGGCGAGGCCAAGGAGAACTGGATCGTGATGATCGGCTCCTGCACTCATCTCGGTTGCATTCCGCTCGGCCAGTCCGGCGATTTCGGCGGATGGTTCTGTCCCTGTCATGGCTCGCACTACGATACGGCGGGCCGTATCCGCAAAGGCCCTGCGCCGCAGAACCTTGCCATTCCGCTATACGCATTTACGTCCGACACTGTGATCAGGATCGGTTGA
- a CDS encoding endonuclease/exonuclease/phosphatase family protein has product MSHVKTIAGTFAILAILLCLLPSLSRDWFSAFIGGMRLHIAIAAFLFSLAFICIGRTAWHAPPLFIAAALLLYVGYLHETVVQRAAAGTPGASFRLIEFNMLGDNDRGGDIAAWLIAEKADVIYALESGPLRAHLPELEKVYPYRIGCGEMTTRCDLMMLSRHPLEDGKLLSMGSLRSERFIRASIELDGRQVNLVAAHFTKPFFDAIQQDELRVAQRRLRRIEGPVVLGGDFNSSLLSPDIIAFMKASGLRAHAHEPRTWPVNIPAIGLPIDHILVRAPAHIDSLKRMPDALGSNHFGLIADISLRETAR; this is encoded by the coding sequence GTGAGCCATGTGAAGACCATCGCCGGTACCTTTGCCATTCTTGCCATTTTGCTTTGCCTGCTGCCTTCGCTTTCGCGAGACTGGTTTTCCGCCTTCATCGGCGGCATGCGATTGCACATCGCGATCGCGGCATTTCTGTTTTCCCTGGCTTTTATCTGCATCGGCAGGACCGCCTGGCATGCCCCTCCCCTGTTCATTGCCGCAGCGCTGCTGCTCTATGTCGGATATCTGCATGAAACCGTGGTCCAGCGCGCTGCAGCAGGCACGCCCGGTGCCTCCTTCAGGCTTATCGAGTTCAACATGCTCGGCGACAATGATCGCGGCGGCGATATCGCCGCATGGCTGATCGCCGAAAAGGCGGATGTGATCTATGCGCTGGAATCGGGACCGCTCCGGGCGCATCTGCCCGAGCTTGAGAAGGTCTATCCCTATCGCATTGGCTGCGGCGAGATGACGACGAGATGCGACCTGATGATGCTGTCGCGCCATCCCCTGGAGGACGGCAAGCTCCTGTCAATGGGATCTCTCCGCTCAGAGCGCTTCATCAGGGCCTCGATCGAGCTTGACGGCAGACAGGTCAATCTCGTCGCCGCCCACTTCACCAAACCCTTCTTCGACGCGATCCAGCAGGATGAACTCAGGGTCGCGCAACGAAGGTTGCGGCGGATCGAGGGACCGGTCGTACTCGGCGGCGATTTCAATTCGTCTCTGCTGTCGCCGGATATCATCGCCTTCATGAAAGCCTCGGGCCTCAGGGCCCATGCCCACGAACCGCGCACATGGCCGGTCAATATACCCGCGATCGGCCTGCCCATCGACCATATCCTGGTGCGCGCGCCGGCGCATATCGACAGCCTGAAGCGGATGCCGGATGCGCTCGGGTCCAATCACTTCGGCCTGATCGCCGATATTTCCCTGAGAGAGACGGCCCGTTAG
- a CDS encoding glutathione peroxidase: MTIYQFSVRGITGEEISLDRYRGQVLLIVNTASGCGFTPQYEGLEALYRRYRDKGFVVLGFPCNQFGGQEPGAEAEIATFCKTQFDVDFPMFSKIDVNGEHAHPLFRYLKKEKAGILGSGIIKWNFTKFLIGRDGEPVARFAPTTKPEEITDDIEKALAA; this comes from the coding sequence ATGACCATCTACCAGTTCTCAGTCAGAGGTATCACCGGCGAGGAGATCAGCCTCGACAGGTATCGCGGCCAAGTGCTGCTCATCGTCAACACGGCGAGCGGTTGCGGGTTCACGCCGCAATATGAAGGGCTGGAAGCGCTTTATCGGCGCTATCGCGACAAGGGGTTTGTCGTGCTCGGCTTTCCCTGCAACCAGTTCGGCGGGCAGGAGCCGGGGGCCGAAGCGGAGATTGCCACTTTCTGCAAGACGCAGTTCGACGTCGACTTTCCAATGTTCTCGAAAATCGACGTCAACGGCGAGCATGCGCACCCGCTGTTCAGATATCTGAAGAAGGAAAAGGCCGGTATCCTCGGTTCCGGCATCATCAAGTGGAACTTCACCAAGTTCCTGATCGGGCGCGATGGCGAACCCGTGGCACGCTTCGCGCCGACCACCAAGCCCGAGGAAATCACCGACGACATAGAAAAGGCGCTTGCGGCCTGA
- a CDS encoding cytochrome c1 → MKKLIAHLLFAALLLPAGAALAADEEAHEGGTPHYPIEHPHHTDWSFHGPFGTYDRGQLQRGLKVYKEVCSACHSLDLVAFRTLTDLGYSEDQVKTLAAEYDIEAGPDNDGNMYDRPGIPSDYFPAPFANAEQAAASNNGAAPPDLSLMAKARGITRGFPYFIFDMFTQYQEGGPDYIHSLLTGYQEPPEGVEIPTGTHYNPYFANAASLAMAPPLSDGIVSYDDGAPETVDQYATDVAAFLMWTAEPKLEDRKQTGLVVMVFLVVLTVLVYLTKKSLYARKHD, encoded by the coding sequence ATGAAAAAACTTATCGCACATCTCCTGTTCGCGGCACTTCTGTTGCCGGCCGGCGCGGCCCTGGCGGCGGATGAAGAAGCCCACGAGGGCGGCACGCCGCACTATCCGATCGAGCACCCGCACCACACCGACTGGAGCTTTCACGGGCCGTTCGGCACCTATGATCGCGGCCAGCTCCAGCGCGGGCTGAAGGTCTACAAGGAAGTCTGTTCCGCCTGTCACTCGCTGGACCTGGTCGCCTTCCGCACGCTGACCGATCTTGGCTATTCGGAAGACCAGGTGAAGACGCTCGCCGCCGAATACGATATCGAGGCCGGGCCGGATAATGACGGCAACATGTACGACCGGCCGGGCATCCCGTCGGACTATTTCCCGGCGCCGTTTGCCAATGCCGAACAGGCGGCAGCATCCAATAACGGTGCGGCGCCGCCGGACCTGTCGCTGATGGCCAAGGCACGCGGCATCACCCGCGGCTTCCCCTACTTCATCTTCGACATGTTCACCCAGTATCAGGAGGGTGGGCCGGATTATATCCACTCGCTGCTGACGGGCTATCAGGAACCGCCGGAAGGCGTCGAAATCCCGACGGGTACGCACTACAATCCGTATTTCGCCAATGCCGCCTCGTTGGCAATGGCGCCGCCGCTGTCGGATGGCATTGTTTCCTATGATGACGGTGCGCCTGAGACCGTCGACCAGTACGCGACCGATGTTGCGGCCTTCCTGATGTGGACGGCAGAGCCGAAGCTCGAGGACCGCAAGCAGACCGGACTTGTCGTCATGGTTTTCCTGGTGGTGCTGACGGTGCTTGTCTATCTGACGAAAAAATCACTGTACGCGCGCAAGCACGATTGA
- a CDS encoding BrnA antitoxin family protein encodes MSEGSTKHGSLAQLRKMKDDGKLVDGRDAAAGESLGPAFWAKAELKPPAPKRSVHLKLDPEVFEFFYEQAQGKGHLTQMQAVLKAYADAHRR; translated from the coding sequence ATGAGCGAAGGATCTACGAAGCACGGGTCGCTGGCGCAGCTCAGAAAGATGAAGGATGACGGTAAGCTTGTCGACGGTCGCGACGCCGCGGCCGGAGAGAGCCTCGGTCCGGCATTCTGGGCAAAGGCCGAACTCAAGCCGCCGGCACCAAAGCGTTCGGTTCACCTGAAGCTCGACCCGGAGGTGTTCGAATTCTTCTATGAACAGGCGCAGGGCAAAGGCCATCTGACGCAGATGCAGGCGGTGCTGAAAGCCTATGCGGATGCCCATCGGCGCTGA
- a CDS encoding adenine phosphoribosyltransferase: MTTDLVAAIRSIPDYPKPGIIFRDITTLLGDARAFRRAVDELVQPYVGMKIDKIAGIEARGFILGGALAHQLSAGFVPIRKKGKLPNKTVSMAYQLEYGEDTMEMHVDAIKPGEKVILVDDLIATGGTAEGAVKLLRQMGAEIVSACFIIDLKDLPGRKKLEAMDVEVRSLVEFEGH; encoded by the coding sequence ATGACGACAGACCTTGTCGCTGCCATTCGTTCGATACCGGATTACCCGAAGCCTGGCATCATCTTTCGTGACATCACCACGCTGCTTGGCGATGCGCGCGCCTTCCGCCGCGCCGTTGATGAGCTCGTCCAGCCCTATGTCGGCATGAAGATCGACAAGATCGCCGGTATCGAGGCGCGCGGCTTCATTCTCGGTGGCGCGCTGGCACACCAGCTTTCCGCCGGTTTCGTGCCGATCCGCAAGAAGGGCAAGCTGCCGAACAAGACCGTTTCAATGGCCTATCAGCTCGAATACGGCGAAGACACGATGGAGATGCATGTCGATGCGATCAAGCCCGGCGAGAAGGTCATCCTCGTCGACGACCTGATCGCTACCGGTGGCACCGCCGAGGGCGCCGTCAAGCTTCTGCGCCAGATGGGTGCCGAGATCGTCTCCGCCTGCTTCATCATCGACCTCAAGGACCTGCCCGGCCGCAAGAAGCTCGAAGCCATGGACGTCGAGGTGCGCTCGCTGGTCGAATTCGAGGGCCACTGA
- the clpS gene encoding ATP-dependent Clp protease adapter ClpS, whose product MSDTGSDTRRKTKTRVKVEKPRLYKVILVNDDYTPREFVLMVLQAVFRMGEDAGYKVMITAHQKGTCLVAVYSRDIAETKAKEAVDLAKQAGFPLMFTTEPEE is encoded by the coding sequence ATGAGCGACACGGGCTCCGATACAAGGCGCAAGACCAAAACGCGGGTGAAGGTCGAAAAGCCGCGCCTCTACAAGGTCATTCTGGTCAATGACGACTACACGCCGCGCGAATTCGTGCTGATGGTGCTGCAGGCGGTTTTCCGCATGGGCGAGGATGCCGGTTACAAGGTGATGATCACCGCCCATCAGAAGGGCACCTGTCTCGTCGCGGTCTATAGCCGCGATATCGCCGAGACCAAGGCGAAGGAGGCGGTCGATCTTGCCAAGCAGGCTGGCTTCCCGCTGATGTTCACCACAGAACCCGAGGAATAA
- a CDS encoding cytochrome b, whose product MMSGHSTYEPSNGVSKWVDARLPLPRMLYDSFVSYPVPRNLNYAYTFGAMLSVMLLVQIATGVVLAMHYTASTGAAFLSVEKIMRDVNHGWLLRYMHANGASFFFIAVYLHIARGLYYGSYKAPREILWMLGVVIYLLMMATGFMGYVLPWGQMSFWGATVITGFFTAFPLIGDWVQQLLLGGFAVGEPTLQRFFALHYLLPFMIAGVVILHIWALHVTGQTNPTGVEVKQKSDTVAFTPYATIKDALGVTVFLIVYAWFIFYLPNYLGHPDNYIPADSMKTPSHIVPEWYYLPFYAMLRAITFNIGPIDSKLGGVLVMFGSILILFFLPWLDTSKVRSAVYRPWYKMFFWLFVANALMLGWLGSQPAEGVFVVLSQLGTLYYFGFFLVIMPVLGLIEKPLRIPNSITEAVLEKEAARRQPAAAGE is encoded by the coding sequence ATCATGAGTGGACACTCGACTTATGAGCCGAGCAATGGCGTGTCGAAATGGGTGGATGCGCGCCTGCCCTTGCCGCGGATGCTCTACGACAGCTTCGTTTCCTATCCGGTGCCGCGCAATCTGAATTATGCCTACACCTTCGGCGCCATGCTTTCGGTAATGTTGCTGGTGCAGATCGCGACGGGCGTCGTGCTGGCCATGCACTACACGGCCTCGACCGGGGCAGCCTTTCTGTCGGTCGAGAAGATCATGCGCGACGTCAATCATGGCTGGCTGCTGCGCTACATGCATGCCAACGGCGCCTCGTTCTTCTTCATCGCCGTCTATCTGCACATCGCCCGAGGCCTTTACTACGGCTCCTACAAGGCGCCGCGCGAGATCCTCTGGATGCTTGGCGTTGTGATCTATCTCCTGATGATGGCAACCGGCTTCATGGGCTATGTGCTGCCCTGGGGGCAGATGTCGTTCTGGGGCGCCACCGTCATCACCGGCTTCTTCACGGCATTCCCGCTAATCGGCGACTGGGTGCAGCAGCTCCTCCTTGGCGGCTTTGCCGTCGGCGAGCCGACGCTGCAGCGCTTCTTCGCGTTGCACTATCTGTTGCCCTTCATGATTGCCGGCGTGGTGATCCTGCATATCTGGGCGCTGCACGTGACCGGGCAGACCAATCCGACCGGTGTCGAGGTCAAGCAGAAGAGCGACACCGTCGCCTTCACGCCCTATGCGACCATCAAGGATGCGCTCGGCGTTACCGTCTTCCTCATCGTCTATGCCTGGTTCATCTTCTACCTGCCGAACTATCTCGGCCATCCGGACAACTACATCCCGGCTGATTCGATGAAGACGCCGTCGCACATCGTTCCGGAATGGTACTACCTGCCGTTCTACGCGATGCTGCGCGCCATCACCTTCAACATCGGCCCGATCGACTCCAAGCTCGGTGGCGTGCTGGTGATGTTCGGCTCGATCCTGATCCTGTTCTTCCTGCCCTGGCTCGATACGTCGAAGGTCCGCTCCGCCGTTTATCGGCCGTGGTACAAGATGTTCTTCTGGCTGTTCGTGGCCAACGCCCTGATGCTCGGCTGGCTGGGATCGCAGCCGGCGGAAGGCGTGTTCGTTGTGCTGTCGCAGCTCGGAACGCTATATTATTTCGGATTTTTCCTCGTCATCATGCCCGTCCTTGGGCTCATCGAAAAACCGCTGCGGATACCGAATTCGATAACCGAAGCGGTGCTCGAGAAAGAGGCCGCCCGGCGTCAGCCGGCCGCGGCCGGCGAATGA
- the ychF gene encoding redox-regulated ATPase YchF, with protein MGFKCGIVGLPNVGKSTLFNALTKTAAAQAANYPFCTIEPNTGEVAVPDARMDALAAIAGSKEIIPTRISFVDIAGLVRGASKGEGLGNQFLANIREVDAVVHVLRCFEDDDITHVEGRINPVADAETIETELMLADLESLERRVDQTRKRATGKDKESLAMLPVMEASLALLQDGKPVRGLNATLDVEEQKILKGLNLLTSKPVLYVCNVAESDAAEGNAHTKAVAEMAAQQSAETVIISAAIEAEVAQLEAEEAEMFLSEMGLEEPGLDRLIRAGYKLLDLITYFTVGPKETRAWTIRRGTKAPQAAGVIHTDFERGFIRAHTIAYDDFIAFKGETGAKEAGKARDEGKEYVVADGDVIHFRFNT; from the coding sequence ATGGGCTTCAAATGCGGAATTGTCGGCCTGCCCAACGTCGGCAAGTCGACCCTTTTCAACGCGCTGACCAAGACCGCCGCAGCGCAGGCCGCAAATTATCCCTTCTGCACGATCGAGCCCAATACCGGCGAGGTCGCCGTTCCCGATGCGCGCATGGATGCACTCGCCGCGATCGCCGGCTCGAAGGAAATCATCCCGACCCGCATCTCCTTCGTCGACATCGCCGGCCTCGTGCGCGGCGCTTCGAAGGGCGAAGGCCTCGGCAACCAGTTCCTCGCCAACATCCGCGAGGTCGACGCCGTGGTGCATGTGCTGCGCTGCTTCGAGGACGACGACATCACCCATGTCGAGGGCCGCATCAACCCGGTTGCCGATGCCGAGACGATCGAGACCGAGCTGATGCTCGCCGACCTCGAAAGCCTCGAACGCCGCGTCGACCAGACGCGCAAGCGTGCCACCGGCAAGGACAAGGAATCGCTTGCGATGCTCCCCGTGATGGAAGCCTCGCTCGCGCTACTGCAGGACGGCAAGCCGGTGCGTGGGCTGAATGCCACGCTCGACGTCGAAGAGCAGAAGATCCTGAAGGGCCTCAACCTGCTGACCTCGAAACCGGTTCTCTATGTCTGCAATGTCGCCGAAAGCGATGCCGCAGAGGGCAATGCCCACACCAAGGCCGTTGCCGAAATGGCTGCCCAGCAATCCGCCGAAACCGTCATCATCTCGGCCGCGATTGAAGCCGAGGTCGCCCAGCTCGAGGCCGAAGAGGCTGAAATGTTCCTCTCCGAAATGGGCCTCGAGGAGCCCGGCCTCGACCGCCTGATCCGCGCCGGCTACAAGCTGCTCGACCTGATCACCTATTTCACGGTCGGTCCGAAGGAAACCCGCGCATGGACCATCCGCCGCGGCACCAAGGCACCGCAGGCCGCCGGCGTGATCCATACCGATTTCGAACGCGGTTTCATCCGCGCCCACACCATCGCCTATGACGACTTCATCGCTTTCAAGGGCGAGACCGGAGCCAAGGAAGCGGGCAAGGCCCGCGACGAAGGCAAGGAATATGTCGTCGCCGACGGCGACGTGATCCATTTCCGGTTCAATACGTGA